The sequence TCCGTTGGTTATTGTTACAGTTCCTTCGTATTTACCACCACCAAGCCATGTAACAGCATCAAAAGACCAACCATTTTGATCGCCAACGATGTATAATTCTGGCGTTGAAGCCGCAGTCATAGTTATTGTTTTGGTAGCATAAGATACCGTCATTGTATATACACCTGTCGTACCAGAAAAAATAAAGTTATCGTCTCCATCTCCTGCTTCGGTTAAGTTGGCATCAACTACTTCAAAATCTCCATAGCCTAACTGACTAGCTTCCCATGATTTTTCTTCGAAGAAACGGAAATAACTTCCATTAGTGAATGTTCCTATGAGTTCAAATTCTCCAATTCCGAGAACATTAAAATCTAAAGAAGTATCAAAATTCCAACCCTGATCGTCTCCATTAATGTAAAGAGGAGAGAGTACAGAAGGAGCATAAGGAGTTATTTCTACTTTTTCTACAGAAGAGTAAACTTCTGCTACTTCTTCATTTATTAAAGACACTACTCTAAATTCTACATTTACAGCTGTACCACCTGCAACTCCCTTTTCTAATAAGCTTTTATTGATATTACCTACTGTAAATCCAGAAGTCAGTTCAAAGGTATTGGCTAGATTAATTGGTGTAGCAAAAGCATTCCCTTCCACATCA is a genomic window of Flammeovirga pectinis containing:
- a CDS encoding SusE domain-containing protein, encoding MKNISKLLVLLFSLIGCISCQESETEKAILKSEVTANDLLPLSATSFVLSEEKSEENFDSLTWTPTDYGFQSAVNYTVQFDVEGNAFATPINLANTFELTSGFTVGNINKSLLEKGVAGGTAVNVEFRVVSLINEEVAEVYSSVEKVEITPYAPSVLSPLYINGDDQGWNFDTSLDFNVLGIGEFELIGTFTNGSYFRFFEEKSWEASQLGYGDFEVVDANLTEAGDGDDNFIFSGTTGVYTMTVSYATKTITMTAASTPELYIVGDQNGWSFDAVTWLGGGKYEGTVTITNGQIFRFFTVDGDWGSQQYNYTYFMDGTLSDNLTGTTEGDANFTYVGADGTYKYTVDLYSKSFIIQE